Part of the Pantoea eucalypti genome is shown below.
TCACGTCCGGCGCTGCGTCTGTTCGCAACCTACGCCAAATGGGATGAGAAGTGGGGCTACAACAAAGATGCCTCGGGCGATCTCACCTCCTTCGCCTCTGCGGACTCTACCGGCAACGGCATCCTGACCAACAGCCGTGGTAAAGATGACGAAGTGACCTTCGGCGCGCAGATGGAAATCTGGTGGTAAACCAATCCCTGTTCTGACGGGCGCGCCCCTGCGCCTGATGGATCACTTTGGTCGCGGTGTGCCATTGCCTGGTTCACGCCGCGACCTGCAATAAGGTACGCATAATGAAAATGAAAAAGCTGGCTGCACTCTGCCTGAGTGCGGCGTTACTGACAGGACATGCGCTTCCCGCCCTGGCGGAGGTCAATCTGGTGCCGCAGGATCTCTCTTCTGCACCGGTCGTCGCACCTGAATCCCTCCAACGCCTGAGCTGGCAGCCGCTGGCGGCCTCTCAGACGCAGACTACAAAACTCGTCAACAGTGGACAGACGCTGAATGCACCTCACATTGCCGGGCCGGTCGCGGCTTACAGTCTGCCGGCAAATATCGGCGAACTGACGCTGACGCTGAGCAGTGAAGTGGCAAACGGTAAGGTTTTCGCACCGAACGTGCTGGTGCTGGATGAAAACCTGCGTCCTGCGGCCTGGTTCCCCAGCCGCTATTTCACTTATCAGAAGCCGGGCGTAATGGCGGCAGATCGGCTGGAAGGGGTGATGAAATTGACCCCGGCGCTGGGTCAGCAAAAAATCTACCTGCTGGTGTTTACCACCGACAGCGATCTGACCCAGACCACCACGCTGCTCGATCCAGCCAAGGCCTACGCAGAGGGCACTGGCCATGCCGTGCCGGATATTCCCGATCCGGTCGCCAGCCACAGCCGCGAAGGCACGATCAAGCTGAAGATGCAGACCAGTTCCGGCTCCTCGATTCTTGTCGGACCGCTGTTTGGTTCATCCGGCGCGAGTGCCGTCACCGTCGGCAATACTGCACCTGCGGCAGCGTACAGCGCAGCACCAGCGCCTGCACCGGCTGCAGCGCCCGCGCCAAAAGCCCGTGCGGAACCGATCATGAGCGACACCGAGAGTTACTTTAACCAGAAGATCACCCAGGCGGTGAACAGCGGCAATATCGACAAGGCGCTGAAACTGCTGGATGAAGCCGAGCGGCTGGGTTCCACCTCTGCACGGCAGACCTTTATCAGTAGTGTTAAAGGCAAGGGGTGAAGCTGCCCCGACGCTATTGATGTTGTCCCATCTGGTGCGCTGCGGCGCACCTTTTTTTGTTGTGGAGATCCTGATTGCAGTTTTTTTTGTGTGGCTTTACGCATTGCGTAAGTCAGGCTGTGGGCAATAGCGTTCGATGAATATAGGCTTCCTGAGCTGTTTCAGGGATGAATTTTCTGGCCATTTCAGGCGAAGTTACATGGCAACTCAGACCCGAAATATCTTTCTGAAATCATGGGTATCGTGATGGCGGGTGAACCTGGGGTTATCACCCGTCGGAGTATTTCTGCTGCTGTGCATATCAGCCGCGAAGAGTGTGATATCTGGCAGGAAGTAAAACAGGGTGTCACTTTTCAGGCGATACGGAAAAGAGTAATCAGAAACTTTTAATGGTGACTGAGTAACAAAACAGTCGTGGTTGTCGCGATCAATGCATTTGCATTGCCAATGCACTTGCATTACTGTTGCGTTATCTTGTTTTTCCTGATGAGAATCTGAAATGGGAACGCTGACTCATACCAACATCTCTCTGCGCGCTACATCAAAACTGACAGCCCGCAGCCAGACCACTATCCCTGCCGCAGTTCGTGATGCGATGAATCTGCAACCTGGTGAGAATATCGAATACGCTGTTCTGCCTGGCGGCAAAGTCCTTATTACCCGTCAGGAAACGGTGACTGATGATGATCCGGTAATGGCGAGCTTTCTGAGTTTTCTTGCTGCTGATATGTGCAACACGCCTGCAAATATTAAAACGCTGGATCGAGGATTATTAACTCGCATTACTTCATTGACCGAAGGTATGGACGTTGATTTGGATGCTCCACTCATGGACGATGAGTAATCAGGTATGGAAGATGGCACGGTTATAAATGGATGGCACGTTTATGTTCATCCCTGTTTTGAATCACAGCTGATTGCGCTGACCAATGAAGTGGAGTCACTCAGGGCTAAATATCCTGAAAGTTACCAGCGAAAAGCGACGACTAAGCTTTTAGCCGCGGTGTTTAAGGTTATCAATAGTGAGATTTGCGCCGATCCACATCATGCAAAGTTTCGCCAGGGCGATACGCTGGGAGAACAAAATAAGCATTGGTTCCGTGCGAAGTTTTTAATGCAGTATCGTTTGTTCTTTAGATTCAGCGAACAACATAAAACCATTATCCTTGCATGGATGAATGACGCCGAGACCAAACGTGCCTATGGCAGTAAACGTGACGCTTATAAAGTATTTTCAGGAATGTTGCATAACGGCTACCCACCAGACGACTGGGCATTGCTGTTAAAGCAATCTCAGGATTGGGATAATACAAACTCGTAAGTGTCATAAATCCTGACCACGATCCTGTTTGTGTTTTCAGACGCCTTGCTCATGGGTAATTCATCTCTGATTAAAGGCGCTGAGTAAAATAGCAGCGTGCGAGCCGTTGGCGGCCCGCACGCTGTAATAACTGAAAATTATGTAAATCAGGCGGCGTCAGACACGCGTCTGAGTCACGCGTTAATCTTCAACCACGCACTGACCGCTTCCGTCGCGCCGTCAAATCGTGCAACAACCCTTGGGTCTCCGAATTACTGAACAGCGCCTCCAGCGGCACGCTCAGCTTGCGTCGCCAGTTTGGGTATTCGTCGCTGGTGCCGGGAATATTGACCGGCGCGGCCATATCCAGCCAGTCCTCCGGTTGCAGTCCCAGCAGGGCGCTGTGACTGTCGGCCAGATAGCGCTGCATCGCCTGATTCAATGCCTTGCTCATACCGGTACGGCGTGCATCACGTCCGGCACGTTTCGGCAGCGCGCCCACGCGATGCAAACTGTTCAGCAGCGCCTGCTTTGCCCTCGTTCGTTCCTGATACAGTCCGGCCAGCACCACTTTGTCCGGATAAAGACCGAGTTGTGCGCCAGTTGTCAGATCGTCACTTTGCCACCAGCCGCGCAGCGTGGGGAGATCATGGGTGGTAGCAACTGCCATTGCCTGCCGTGGCCAGCTGGCGGGCGGGCGAAAACCGGCTTCTGACGTCTGTTCGAACCAGAGCACTTTATAGGAGTAAACCCCGCCATCCCGCAGCTTATCGACAATCGCCTCCGGCACGGTGCCGAGATCTTCGCCAATCACCATGCATTGATGACGCTGGCTTTCCAGCGCCAGAATCGCCAGCAAATCGTCAATCGGGTAGTGCACATACGCCCCGTGCCTCGCGCCTTCGCCAGCGGGAATCCACCACAGCCGCATTAGCGCCATCACATGATCAATACGCAGTGCGCCGCAGTGGCGCATATTGGCGCGCAGCAGGGCAATCCACGGCTCCCAGGCACGCTGACGCATCACCTGCGGATCCATGGGCGGCAACCCCCAATCCTGACCGCGTGGGCCGAGAATATCAGGCGGTGCACCGATGCTGGCCTTCATGCAGTAAAGATCCCGCTCGCTCCAGGTCTCTGCGCCACCCTGCGCGACGCCCACCGCCAGATCGCGGTATAGGCCAATCGGCATCTGCTGCTGCTGGCAGCTGTTCCAGCAACTTTCAAACTGCTGTGCGGCCAGCCACTGCAACCACAGCCAGAAACGCACCTGATCCTCATGCTGTTTCAAAAAGGTCTGCACCGCCGGGCTGTCTGGATGCTGTAGCGCCTCCGGCCAGACCGGCCAGCCCCAGCGCCCGCTATCCTGCGCCATCTGGTCGGCATGCAGCGCATCAAACAGCGCCTGATGCTGCAGGCTTTCGCCACCTTCCTGGATAAACGCATTAAACGCCTGCACCTCAGGATCAGCGGCATCACGCTGGATAAACTGCGGCCACGCCAGGCTCAGCGCCTGAATTTTCAGCCGGGTTACCGCGGCATAATCGACCCATTCAGTTGCGCGAGCCTGCGCCAGCGTCTGCTGCGTTTCGGGCAGTTGCCACCAGGTTTGCGCGACCGCGCTCAACTGAAAGTCAGTGACCGCGTTCACATCGATGTAAAGCACATTGAGCCAGCGCCGGGACGAAGGACTGTAAGGGCTGGCACTCTCCGGGCTGGAGGGAAACAGTGCATGAATAGGGTTGAGGCCGATAAACGCGCCACCACGTGCGGCGATTTCCGCTAGCATCCGGCGCAGATCGCCAAAGTCACCAATACCCCAGTTCTGCGCAGAACGCAGGGTGTAGAGCTGCACGCAGGCGCCCCACAATGATTCACCCTTCAACAGTGCCGGCGGTTCATAGCAGCGCGCCGGGGCGATAATCACCCGGCACGACCACTGCTGCGTGCCCTGTTGCAGCGTCAGCTGATGATAGCCTTCGGGCAGCGGCGGCAGATGCAGTGGCTGCGCGGGCTGGCAGCGACCCGAGCTCATCTCACCCGACTCGTGGGTGAGATGCCAGTGTGCATCGTCACTCAGCTGTGGCGACAGGCTCAGCAGATCGCCGCTGCGGAAAATCACCACGGGTGGCAGCGGCGTGCTCAGCGGATGCGGAGGCTGCATCACCGCCAGCAAACGCTGGCGGGTCAGGGTCGGGATCGCCTGTGGCTTGCCGTGCGCATTGATATACTCAGCAGCGATGCCCGCCAGGGAAAAATCATCCATAACCGGATCTGTTTTCATGGCGTTCCTTAGCGTTTCGCTTGCCAGATGCGTTGCTGATAATCGCGGATTGCGCGATCGGAACTGAACATGCCACAGCGGGCAGTATTCAGGATGGTGGCACGCGTCCAGGCCTCCTGATCGCTCCACAGCCGTTCAACCTGCGCCTGCGCGTCC
Proteins encoded:
- the malM gene encoding maltose operon protein MalM; the encoded protein is MKMKKLAALCLSAALLTGHALPALAEVNLVPQDLSSAPVVAPESLQRLSWQPLAASQTQTTKLVNSGQTLNAPHIAGPVAAYSLPANIGELTLTLSSEVANGKVFAPNVLVLDENLRPAAWFPSRYFTYQKPGVMAADRLEGVMKLTPALGQQKIYLLVFTTDSDLTQTTTLLDPAKAYAEGTGHAVPDIPDPVASHSREGTIKLKMQTSSGSSILVGPLFGSSGASAVTVGNTAPAAAYSAAPAPAPAAAPAPKARAEPIMSDTESYFNQKITQAVNSGNIDKALKLLDEAERLGSTSARQTFISSVKGKG
- a CDS encoding type II toxin-antitoxin system PrlF family antitoxin; translated protein: MGTLTHTNISLRATSKLTARSQTTIPAAVRDAMNLQPGENIEYAVLPGGKVLITRQETVTDDDPVMASFLSFLAADMCNTPANIKTLDRGLLTRITSLTEGMDVDLDAPLMDDE
- a CDS encoding type II toxin-antitoxin system YhaV family toxin — protein: MEDGTVINGWHVYVHPCFESQLIALTNEVESLRAKYPESYQRKATTKLLAAVFKVINSEICADPHHAKFRQGDTLGEQNKHWFRAKFLMQYRLFFRFSEQHKTIILAWMNDAETKRAYGSKRDAYKVFSGMLHNGYPPDDWALLLKQSQDWDNTNS
- the malQ gene encoding 4-alpha-glucanotransferase; translation: MKTDPVMDDFSLAGIAAEYINAHGKPQAIPTLTRQRLLAVMQPPHPLSTPLPPVVIFRSGDLLSLSPQLSDDAHWHLTHESGEMSSGRCQPAQPLHLPPLPEGYHQLTLQQGTQQWSCRVIIAPARCYEPPALLKGESLWGACVQLYTLRSAQNWGIGDFGDLRRMLAEIAARGGAFIGLNPIHALFPSSPESASPYSPSSRRWLNVLYIDVNAVTDFQLSAVAQTWWQLPETQQTLAQARATEWVDYAAVTRLKIQALSLAWPQFIQRDAADPEVQAFNAFIQEGGESLQHQALFDALHADQMAQDSGRWGWPVWPEALQHPDSPAVQTFLKQHEDQVRFWLWLQWLAAQQFESCWNSCQQQQMPIGLYRDLAVGVAQGGAETWSERDLYCMKASIGAPPDILGPRGQDWGLPPMDPQVMRQRAWEPWIALLRANMRHCGALRIDHVMALMRLWWIPAGEGARHGAYVHYPIDDLLAILALESQRHQCMVIGEDLGTVPEAIVDKLRDGGVYSYKVLWFEQTSEAGFRPPASWPRQAMAVATTHDLPTLRGWWQSDDLTTGAQLGLYPDKVVLAGLYQERTRAKQALLNSLHRVGALPKRAGRDARRTGMSKALNQAMQRYLADSHSALLGLQPEDWLDMAAPVNIPGTSDEYPNWRRKLSVPLEALFSNSETQGLLHDLTARRKRSVRG